A window of Pomacea canaliculata isolate SZHN2017 linkage group LG3, ASM307304v1, whole genome shotgun sequence contains these coding sequences:
- the LOC112559299 gene encoding 40S ribosomal protein S3, protein MAVQVSKKRKFVQDGLFKAELNEFLTRELAEDGYSGVEVRVTPTRTEIIILATRTQNVLGEKGRRIRELTSVVQKRYNFPEGTVELYAEKVATRGLCAIAQCESLRYKLIGGLAVRRACYGVLRFIMESGAKGCEVVVSGKLRGQRAKSMKFTDGLMIHSGEPLNDYVDTAVRHVLLRQGVLGIKVKIMLPWDPTGKIGPRRPLPDHVSIVEPKDEVPPAHPYSEQKGVKPADASGPVAATPAYDPSSA, encoded by the exons ATGGCGGTCCAAGTGTCTAAAAAGCGCAAG TTTGTCCAAGATGGCTTGTTTAAGGCTGAGTTGAACGAGTTCCTTACTAGGGAACTGGCCGAGGATGGATACAGTGGTGTAGAGGTTCGTGTAACACCCACACGCACAGAGATCATTATCCTAGCCACAAGGACACAAAATGTTCTGGGAGAAAAAGGCAGGAGGATCAGAGAGCTGACATCCGTCGTTCAAAAACGCTACAACTTCCCAGAAGGCACCGTTGAG TTGTATGCTGAAAAAGTTGCAACACGCGGTCTGTGTGCTATTGCTCAGTGTGAGTCACTGCGATACAAGCTGATTGGTGGTCTTGCAGTGAGAAG GGCCTGCTATGGAGTGCTTCGTTTCATTATGGAGAGCGGTGCCAAAGGCTGTGAAGTAGTTGTGTCTGGCAAACTTCGTGGTCAGCGTGCCAAGTCAATGAAGTTTACTGATGGTCTTATGATCCACAGTGGTGAGCCCCTCAATGACTACGTTGACACAGCTGTCCGACATGTGCTTCTCAGACAGG GTGTGCTGGGCATTAAGGTAAAAATCATGTTGCCTTGGGACCCAACTGGCAAGATTGGTCCACGACGACCTCTGCCAGACCATGTGTCAATTGTGGAACCCAAAGATGAGGTGCCACCAGCACATCCCTACAGTGAGCAGAAAGGTGTGAAGCCAGCAGATGCTTCTGGTCCAGTCGCTGCAACCCCTGCATATGATCc gtcTTCTGCTTAG
- the LOC112559297 gene encoding cathepsin O-like, translating into MLKSQNEKHFQSKMLLTLFVVLPCVPLAAYKTDDLSLFHKFINDFTKPYKNDTKEFYTRFEIFKDNLKHIHEMNKPYASSVFGITKFSDLTQKEFQEKYLSGFRKLSRTNKPLLFYSLPSSAQVQLQDVPSKIDWRLYDVVTPVKNQEQCGACWAFSVIETIESSYAIKYNTSAPQLAVQQLIDCDTNNFGCSGGDTCRALYWVQKNGITFEKNYPLTDKNGNCKPLSPTDKLVKVSSYTCEDFVGEEKNLVSRLGTTGPVAAAVDASTWNNYVGGIIQFHCANYTNHAVEIVGYDRTGPVPYYIVRNSWGPDFGLDGYLYIKIGSNLCGIAEQISSITVV; encoded by the exons ATGCTGAAGTCGCAGAACGAAAAACACTTCCAGAGTAAAATGTTGCTAACGTTGTTTGTGGTCTTGCCTTGTGTCCCGCTTGCAGCTTACAAAACAGACGACCTGTCACTTTTCCATAAGTTCATTAATGATTTTACAAAACCTTATAAAAACGATACCAAAGAGTTTTATACaagatttgaaatatttaag GATAATCTCAAACACATTCATGAGATGAACAAGCCCTATGCGTCTTCAGTGTTTGGCATTACCAAATTTTCTGATCTTACTCAAAAAGAGTTTCAAG AGAAATATCTGTCAGGCTTTAGAAAGCTGTCCAGAACAAACAAGCCATTGCTGTTCTACAGTTTACCTAGTAGTGCACAAGTGCAGCTACAAGATGTGCCATCAAAAATAGACTG GAGGTTGTATGATGTAGTGACCCCTGTGAAGAATCAAGAACAGTGTGGAGCATGCTg GGCATTTTCAGTCATAGAAACCATAGAAAGCTCATATGCAATCAAATACAACACCAGTGCTCCACAACTGGCTGTTCAGCAGCTTATTGACTGTGACACTAACAACTTTGGCTGTTCTGGTGGTGATACTTGCAGAGCCTTGTACTGGGTGCAGAAA AATGGAATTACTTTTGAGAAGAACTACccactgacagacaaaaatggaaaCTGCAAGCCTTTGTCACCAACTGACAAACTAGTGAAGGTGTCCAGTTATACTTGTGAAGA CTTTGTTGGTGAGGAAAAGAACTTAGTAAGCAGGCTGGGAACAACTGGCCCCGTGGCAGCAGCAGTAGATGCATCAACATGGAACAATTATGTTGGTGGCATCATTCAGTTCCACTGTGCAAATTACACCAACCATGCTGTTGAGATTGTGGGATATGACAGAACAG GTCCAGTTCCATACTATATTGTGCGAAACTCGTGGGGACCTGACTTTGGTCTTGATGGTTACCTATACATTAAAATAGGAAGCAATCTCTGTG gaaTTGCAGAGCAAATTTCTTCTATCACAGTTGTTTAA
- the LOC112560346 gene encoding cholecystokinin receptor type A-like, with product MNGVVNPLIIVAGLLGNSLTIVVMSRITSKSSCYQVYLMALAASDLAVVLTEIGSDWLFFQFGVPLDAANVVLCKTRTWMVYSFGTLSSWLLVATTVQRSLAVLRPLNVNVICTTRRARGLVISIAVVIFAMHSNLIRTFDITQRQGAYANKTSCAVINDDFLAVWSVVDLLVSSLVPFGLLGASNAILVWTLARSLRHARRQLNAAQQAPRGGKRVEKVSSLSMTLVMLSLVYFLLTSPVCVQVMLESNSEPPTDRISMATHVVILDVWRCLWRASFAVNFYLYLLTGSKFGTRRTI from the coding sequence ATGAACGGCGTGGTCAACCCGCTGATTATCGTCGCAGGCCTGCTGGGAAATTCGTTGACCATCGTCGTCATGAGCAGAATTACGTCCAAGTCGTCGTGCTACCAGGTGTACCTGATGGCGCTAGCAGCATCCGACTTGGCCGTGGTGTTGACCGAGATCGGCTCCGATTGGCTCTTCTTCCAGTTCGGAGTTCCCCTGGATGCCGCCAACGTCGTGCTCTGCAAAACCAGAACGTGGATGGTGTACAGCTTCGGGACGCTGTCCTCCTGGCTGTTGGTGGCCACGACGGTGCAGCGCTCCCTGGCCGTGCTGCGACCGCTGAACGTCAACGTCATCTGCACGACCAGGCGAGCGCGTGGACTGGTGATATCCATCGCTGTCGTCATCTTCGCCATGCACAGCAACCTGATTCGCACCTTCGACATCACCCAGCGGCAGGGCGCCTACGCCAACAAGACGTCTTGCGCGGTCATCAACGATGATTTTTTAGCGGTTTGGAGCGTGGTCGACCTGCTCGTGTCCTCTCTGGTGCCATTCGGTCTTCTGGGCGCTAGCAACGCCATCTTGGTGTGGACGCTGGCCAGGTCCTTGCGGCACGCCCGGCGGCAGCTGAACGCCGCACAGCAAGCTCCGCGCGGCGGCAAGAGAGTGGAGAAGGTCTCCTCTTTGTCCATGACCCTAGTCATGCTGTCGCTGGTCTACTTCCTCCTGACATCACCAGTCTGCGTGCAGGTGATGCTGGAGAGCAACAGCGAGCCGCCGACTGATAGGATTTCTATGGCCACTCACGTAGTTATTCTGGACGTATGGCGCTGTCTGTGGCGGGCCAGCTTCGCGGTGAATTTTTACCTGTACCTGCTGACCGGCTCTAAGTTCGGAACGAGGCGTACAATATGA